A window of Castanea sativa cultivar Marrone di Chiusa Pesio chromosome 1, ASM4071231v1 contains these coding sequences:
- the LOC142639684 gene encoding beta-galactosidase-like, translating into MSFRILVCNMLWPNMFIMLVLFFSTLVCSATASVSYDHRAIIVGGQRRILISGSIHYPRSTPEMWPDLIQKAKDGGLDVIQTYVFWNGHEPYPGKYYFEDRYDLVKFIKLVQQAGLYVHLRIGPYVCAEWNFGGFPVWLKYIPGIAFRTDNEPFKGAMQKFTEKIVSMMKEEKLFETQGGPIILSQIENEFGPVEWEIGAPGKAYTKWAAKMAVALDTGVPWVMCKQEDAPDPVIDTCNGFYCENFKPNKDYKPKMWTENWTGWYTEFGGAVPYRPAEDLAFSVARFIQNGGSFMNYYMYHGGTNFGRTAGGPFIATSYDYDAPLDEFGLPREPKWGHLRDLHKAIKLCESALVSTDPTVTKLGNNQEAHVFKSKSGACAAFLSNYDTSSSAKVSFGNSQYDLPPWSISILPDCKTAVFNTARIGAQSSLMKMTPVNSAFSWQSYNEETASADDDDATVMDGLWEQVNVTRDATDYLWYMTDVKIDSDEGFIKNGQSPLLTIFSAGHALHVFTNGQLSGSAYGGLENPKLTFSNNVNLRVGINKISLLSVAVGLPNVGVHFETWNAGVLGPVTLKGLNEGTRDLSKQKWSYKIGLKGEALSLHTVSGSSSVEWVEGSLLATKQPLTWYKSTFSAPGGNDPLALDMNSMGKGHIWINGQSIGRHWPAYTAHGHCGSCNYAGTYDDKKCRANCGEPSQRWYHVPRSWLNPSGNLLVVFEEFGGDPTGISLVKRTTGSVCADIYEGQPTLKNRGMLTSGQINRLKAHLWCPPGQKISQIKFASYGLPQGTCGSFKEGSCHAHKSYDAPQRNCIGKESCLVTVAPEVFGGDPCPGNTKKLSLEAVCS; encoded by the exons ATGAGTTTCAGAATTCTAGTGTGCAACATGTTATGGCCAAACATGTTCATCATGTTAGTGCTATTTTTTAGTACTTTGGTTTGTTCAGCTACAGCCTCTGTGAGTTATGATCACAGAGCTATCATAGTAGGTGGGCAGAGAAGGATTTTAATTTCTGGGTCAATTCACTATCCAAGAAGCACTCCGGAG ATGTGGCCTGATCTTATTCAGAAGGCCAAAGATGGAGGCTTGGATGTTATTCAGACATATGTGTTTTGGAATGGACATGAGCCTTATCCTGGAAAA tATTATTTTGAGGATAGGTATGATTTAGTTAAGTTCATCAAGCTGGTACAACAAGCAGGCTTATATGTCCATCTCAGAATTGGGCCCTATGTTTGTGCTGAATGGAACTTCGG GGGATTTCCTGTTTGGCTGAAATATATTCCAGGCATTGCTTTTAGAACAGACAATGAACCTTTCAAG GGGGCAATGCAAAAATTCACAGAGAAGATTGTAAGTATgatgaaagaagaaaagttgtttGAAACTCAAGGAGGCCCAATCATTCTGTCTCag ATTGAAAATGAATTTGGACCAGTGGAATGGGAAATTGGTGCCCCTGGTAAAGCTTATACTAAGTGGGCAGCAAAAATGGCTGTTGCTCTTGACACTGGTGTCCCATGGGTTATGTGCAAGCAAGAGGATGCCCCTGACCCTGTT ATCGATACCTGCAACGGTTTCTACTGTGAAAACTTCAAGCCAAACAAGGACTATAAACCAAAAATGTGGACAGAAAACTGGACTGGTTG GTACACAGAATTTGGTGGTGCAGTTCCTTATAGACCAGCAGAAGACTTGGCATTTTCAGTTGCAAGGTTCATTCAGAACGGTGGTTCTTTCATGAATTATTATATG TACCATGGAGGAACTAATTTTGGTCGGACAGCTGGTGGTCCCTTCATTGCAACCAGCTATGATTATGATGCTCCTCTTGATGAATTTG GACTACCAAGGGAACCAAAATGGGGACATTTGAGAGACCTGCATAAAGCCATCAAATTATGTGAATCAGCTTTAGTTTCAACAGATCCCACTGTGACAAAACTAGGAAATAATCAAGAG GCTCATGTATTCAAGTCAAAGTCTGGTGCTTGTGCTGCCTTTCtttcaaattatgacacatcatcaTCTGCAAAGGTGTCCTTTGGAAATTCACAATATGACCTGCCACCTTGGTCCATCAGCATTCTTCCTGACTGCAAAACTGCAGTTTTCAACACTGCAAGG ATTGGTGCCCAAAGCTCACTGATGAAGATGACGCCTGTAAATAGTGCATTTTCGTGGCAGTCATACAATGAAGAAACTGCCTCTGCTGATGACGATGATGCAACTGTGATGGATGGGCTCTGGGAACAAGTAAATGTAACAAGAGATGCTACAGATTATTTGTGGTACATGACAGA TGTCAAGATAGATTCTGATGAAGGATTTATCAAGAATGGACAATCTCCACTACTCACTATATTTTCAGCTGGCCATGCTTTGCATGTTTTCACCAATGGACAACTATCAG GATCTGCATATGGGGGACTCGAAAATCCTAAATTAACTTTTAGTAACAATGTGAATCTGAGGGTTGGCATTAACAAGATTTCTTTATTAAGTGTTGCTGTGGGTCTTCCG AATGTAGGCGTGCATTTTGAGACATGGAATGCTGGGGTTTTGGGCCCAGTCACATTGAAGGGTCTCAATGAGGGTACAAGAGATTTGTCGAAGCAGAAATGGTCTTACAAG ATTGGTCTGAAAGGCGAAGCTTTAAGCCTTCATACTGTTAGTGGGAGTTCCTCTGTTGAATGGGTGGAAGGATCATTATTGGCTACAAAACAACCCTTGACATGGTACAAG AGTACTTTTAGTGCACCAGGAGGCAACGACCCATTGGCTTTGGATATGAATAGCATGGGAAAAGGTCACATATGGATAAATGGTCAGAGCATCGGACGCCACTGGCCTGCATATACTGCACATGGTCATTGTGGCAGTTGTAATTATGCTGGAACTTATGATGATAAGAAATGCAGAGCTAATTGTGGAGAGCCCTCCCAAAGATG GTACCATGTTCCACGCTCATGGCTGAATCCAAGCGGGAATCTATTGGTTGTGTTTGAAGAATTTGGTGGTGACCCAACTGGGATTTCATTGGTAAAAAGAACAACAGGAAGCGTCTGTGCTGATATCTATGAAGGGCAGCCAACACTGAAGAACCGTGGCATGCTAACCTCTGGCCAAATCAATAGACTAAAAGCACATCTATGGTGCCCACCTGGGCAGAAAATCTCTCAAATAAAGTTTGCTAGTTATGGCCTGCCTCAGGGAACATGTGGAAGCTTTAAAGAAGGGAGCTGTCATGCGCACAAGTCCTATGATGCTCCACAAAGG AATTGTATTGGAAAGGAATCTTGTTTAGTAACTGTAGCTCCTGAAGTCTTTGGGGGGGATCCATGTCCAGGAAACACGAAGAAGCTTTCACTTGAGGCCGTCTGCAGCTAA